GGGTAAAAAACGATGTAGGTGCGGACACGCCTGTCCATTTTTCCCGTTTTTACCCCATGTATAAAATGACCGGTGTTGCCCCCACCCCGGTGAGCACGCTCGAGAAAGCACGGGAAATTGCCATAAAAACAGGGCTCCATTACCCATATGTGGGAAATGTCCCCGGTCATCCGGGAGACAATACATACTGTCCCAACTGCAAAAAGATGCTGGTAAAAAGGGCCGGATACAGCATTCTTGAGAACGCGGTAAAGAATGGAAAATGCAAATATTGCGGGACAAAGATAGGAGGAATATGGGGATGAAAACAGTTTTGAGTTTTGAGTTTCGAGTTTTGAGTTATAAACACCTTATCATTGCCCTTGGCATATTTTTCATATTTTTTGTCTCAACCCTCTGCAATGCTGAGGAGGGGCAGCAGAAAGTAAAAAAACCGGCTTTTGCAGGGTCTTTTTATCCGGCGGACAAGCATCAACTGGAGAAAAAGATAGATGGGTATCTCAAAGAGGCTGAGGCAAAGAGTGAAAAGATTCCTTCACAGATTTTTGGTGTTATTTCTCCCCATGCAGGATACGAGTATTCAGGACAGGTTGCAGCGTACGGATATAACCAGATAAAAGGAAAAGATTACAAAACCGTGATTATTATCGGGTCGAGTCACCAGGTGCCTTTCAAGGGAATCTCGATTTACCCTTCAGGCTCCTGGGAAACCCCACTCGGAAATGTCCAGATAGACCGGAAGATTGCACAATATCTCATGGATAACTGCAAATCCGTAAAGGTCTATCCCGCGGCCTTTGTCCGTGAGCATTCCCTGGAGGTACAGGTGCCTTTCCTCCAGCGCTCTCTTAAATCATTTAACATTGTACCTCTGGTTACCGGGTCTCTTGATGGAGATGACTATAAAAACCTTTCCGATGCCCTCCTGAAACTCCTCAAACAAAACCCGAAAGACATCCTCATTGTTGCATCCTCCGACATGTCCCACTATCACTCTTATAACAAAGCGTCCCAAATGGACAAACTCGCCTTAAAAGACATGGAAGAACTTGGTATCGAAAAACTCTTTGAAAATCTTTACAATGGGAATTGCGAATTGTGCGGCGCCCCCGGTGTGATTACCCTCATGATGGTAGCCTCGAAGCTGAACGCCCGGGCGAAAACCCTTTATTATGCAAATTCCGGCGATGTGACACGTGATAAAGACAGGGTTGTGGGATACGGGGCCGTTGCCTTTATGTATCCCGACAAAAGCGACTCCGCTCTGAGCAAGCAAGAACAGAATACATTACTTATGATTGCCCGCAAAACCCTCGATGAATATATCTCAAAGGGCAATATCCCGCAGTTTGATATTAAAGCAGGCAAGCTCCTTGAAAAAAGAGGGGTCTTTGTTACGCTTACAAAAAATCATGACCTCCGCGGGTGCATTGGATATATTGTGCCGGTTGCACCATTATACAAAGCAGTTATAGAAATGACGGTATCAGCGTCAACCAGGGACCCCCGCTTTCCTCCTGTTTCAAAAGGGGAATTGAAAGACATTAATATTGAAATATCAGCACTCACCCCTTTAAAACTTATCAATGATCCAAACAGTATCGAAGTTGGAAAACATGGTTTGTATATAACAAAAGGTAACTATTCCGGTCTCCTGTTGCCGCAGGTGGCCACAGAGCATAAATGGAACAGGGAAGAATTTCTCAGACAGACCTGCATGAAAGCCGGTCTCCCGTCAACGGCGTGGAAGGATAAAGGAACAAACATTTATACCTTCATGGCACAGATATTTTCTGAATAGCCCGACCGGCCTATGATAAAAGAAAGATACTTCACAGCCGGTTCTATCCATCAAAAGGCTGAAATAATGCTCTCTTCGCTCATGGAGTTCAGGAAAAGACATGATTTTGTGTTTAATCCTGAAGGGTCGGCATTATTAATTCTGGATATGCAAAAATATTTTCTGGAAGCATCATCACATGCATATATTCCCAGTGCCAGCGCGATTATTCCCGCCATAAAGACACTTATCCATTTGTATTCGGACAGGGGTCTGCCCCTCATATTCACCCGTCATATCAATACACCCGTCAACTCCGGGATGATGTCACGATGGTGGACGGATACGATCACAAAAGAAAACCCCTTGAGCGGCATCGCAGACAGCATGAATACTGAAAACGCTGTTGTGATTGATAAAGGCCAGTATGACGCCTTTTTTGAAACCCCCCTTGAATCCATCCTGAAGGGAAAAAACATCACCCGCATCATCGTTTGCGGGGTCATGACACATCTGTGTTGTGAAACGACGGCCCGCTCCGCTTTCACAAGAGGTTTTGAGGTCTTTTTCACGATTGACGGAACAGCCACATACAACAAACTGTTCCACATGTCTGCTCTTCTCAATCTCTCTCACGGTTTTGCCGTCCCTGTCCTTATGACTGAATTAATAGCATCTTTTGAGGTATACCCCTGAAAACCATTAATGTAGCCATCATCGGCGCCGGCCCTGCCGGTATTGCAGCATCAAT
The sequence above is a segment of the Pseudomonadota bacterium genome. Coding sequences within it:
- the amrB gene encoding AmmeMemoRadiSam system protein B, with the translated sequence MKTVLSFEFRVLSYKHLIIALGIFFIFFVSTLCNAEEGQQKVKKPAFAGSFYPADKHQLEKKIDGYLKEAEAKSEKIPSQIFGVISPHAGYEYSGQVAAYGYNQIKGKDYKTVIIIGSSHQVPFKGISIYPSGSWETPLGNVQIDRKIAQYLMDNCKSVKVYPAAFVREHSLEVQVPFLQRSLKSFNIVPLVTGSLDGDDYKNLSDALLKLLKQNPKDILIVASSDMSHYHSYNKASQMDKLALKDMEELGIEKLFENLYNGNCELCGAPGVITLMMVASKLNARAKTLYYANSGDVTRDKDRVVGYGAVAFMYPDKSDSALSKQEQNTLLMIARKTLDEYISKGNIPQFDIKAGKLLEKRGVFVTLTKNHDLRGCIGYIVPVAPLYKAVIEMTVSASTRDPRFPPVSKGELKDINIEISALTPLKLINDPNSIEVGKHGLYITKGNYSGLLLPQVATEHKWNREEFLRQTCMKAGLPSTAWKDKGTNIYTFMAQIFSE
- a CDS encoding isochorismatase family protein; the protein is MIKERYFTAGSIHQKAEIMLSSLMEFRKRHDFVFNPEGSALLILDMQKYFLEASSHAYIPSASAIIPAIKTLIHLYSDRGLPLIFTRHINTPVNSGMMSRWWTDTITKENPLSGIADSMNTENAVVIDKGQYDAFFETPLESILKGKNITRIIVCGVMTHLCCETTARSAFTRGFEVFFTIDGTATYNKLFHMSALLNLSHGFAVPVLMTELIASFEVYP